In a single window of the Rhodoferax saidenbachensis genome:
- a CDS encoding four-carbon acid sugar kinase family protein, with the protein MTAPLFGWYGDDFTGATDTLAVLAQAGLRSMLFMGVPSSEALAAAGSLDAVGIAGAARAMPPDAMRTEMSAIGRFFQQVAPPVLHYKVCSTFDSAPHVGNIACGLQTLHPFVDHRWVPIVGGQPSLGRYCAFSNLFAAAGTGGAVHRIDRHPTMRQHPVTPMGEADLRLHIALQGLEGITALHYPQYDTSADTLDATVRTLLDSDAPLIPTLLDLTAQAQLATVGRLLWQQAQQARLLAVGSSAVAQALVAYWAKPIPAVPSTLAPAHSPVFAWAGSLSPLTAAQVQAATDYQRIPVDAQRLAGDPAYVQTVQDAICAGLQNGQHVLAYTGPTDGKAANIASAANVAQASADLVARVVQAQTDHGTPLRRIGIAGGDTSSHAVQALQLWGLSYQATLCPGVTLSRAHSPHPARHGLELMLKGGQMGGTDLFARLLGQ; encoded by the coding sequence ATGACAGCGCCTTTGTTCGGCTGGTACGGCGACGACTTCACTGGCGCCACCGACACCCTGGCCGTGCTGGCCCAGGCCGGCCTGCGTTCCATGCTGTTTATGGGTGTGCCCAGCAGCGAGGCCCTGGCCGCCGCCGGGTCACTGGACGCCGTGGGCATCGCAGGCGCCGCACGCGCCATGCCGCCGGATGCCATGCGGACCGAGATGTCGGCCATTGGCCGTTTCTTTCAGCAGGTCGCGCCCCCGGTGCTGCACTACAAGGTGTGCTCCACCTTCGACAGCGCCCCGCATGTCGGCAACATCGCTTGCGGACTCCAGACCCTGCACCCGTTTGTGGACCACCGCTGGGTGCCCATCGTCGGCGGACAGCCCAGCCTGGGCCGCTACTGCGCATTCAGCAACCTGTTTGCCGCCGCAGGCACAGGCGGGGCCGTGCACCGCATCGACCGCCACCCCACCATGCGCCAGCACCCGGTCACCCCCATGGGCGAGGCTGACCTGCGCCTGCATATCGCGCTGCAAGGGCTGGAGGGCATCACCGCCCTGCACTACCCGCAGTACGACACCAGCGCCGACACGCTGGACGCCACGGTGCGCACTTTGCTGGACAGCGATGCACCACTGATTCCTACGCTGCTGGACCTGACTGCGCAAGCGCAACTGGCCACCGTGGGCCGCCTGTTGTGGCAACAGGCCCAACAGGCCCGGCTGCTGGCCGTAGGCTCCAGCGCCGTCGCACAGGCTTTAGTGGCGTACTGGGCCAAGCCCATACCCGCCGTGCCTTCCACACTGGCACCGGCCCACAGCCCGGTCTTCGCGTGGGCCGGAAGCCTCTCGCCATTGACCGCCGCCCAAGTGCAGGCCGCCACCGATTACCAGCGCATCCCCGTGGACGCCCAGCGCCTGGCTGGCGATCCGGCGTATGTGCAAACCGTGCAGGACGCCATTTGCGCCGGACTGCAAAACGGCCAGCATGTGCTGGCTTACACGGGCCCCACCGATGGCAAGGCCGCAAACATCGCATCCGCGGCCAACGTCGCGCAGGCCAGCGCCGACCTGGTGGCTCGCGTGGTGCAAGCCCAGACCGACCACGGCACGCCGCTGCGGCGCATTGGTATTGCCGGCGGCGACACGTCCAGCCACGCCGTGCAGGCCCTGCAACTGTGGGGGCTGTCCTACCAGGCCACCCTGTGCCCCGGCGTCACCCTGAGCCGCGCCCACAGCCCCCACCCCGCCCGCCACGGGCTGGAACTGATGCTCAAGGGCGGGCAGATGGGCGGGACGGATTTGTTTGCGCGGTTGCTGGGCCAATAG
- a CDS encoding TetR family transcriptional regulator — MSAIKVPPSRQTRPESDLQQGAILAVASEEFVLHGLRGARLEDIAAQSGVTRAMIYYYFKSREGLYVATLEAAYHSIRTAEQALELDDDPVRALKQLVAFRVHYYAENPQFVGLVNIENQHGARLLRQSDALRSGSDALARTAAVLAAGQASGVFRRQVTALELHRIMVSLGFFNASNRHTFGQIFQNDLSDTAQLDATCVLATDVVLRFACEMR; from the coding sequence ATGTCCGCTATCAAAGTCCCTCCTTCCCGCCAAACCCGTCCCGAGTCCGATTTACAGCAAGGGGCCATCCTGGCGGTCGCCAGCGAGGAGTTCGTTCTGCACGGACTGCGTGGTGCGCGGCTGGAAGATATTGCGGCCCAGTCTGGTGTCACGCGGGCCATGATTTACTACTATTTCAAATCCCGCGAAGGGCTCTATGTGGCCACACTGGAGGCCGCGTACCACTCGATCCGCACCGCAGAGCAAGCGCTGGAACTGGATGACGACCCTGTCCGTGCACTGAAGCAATTGGTGGCATTTCGGGTCCACTACTACGCGGAGAACCCGCAGTTCGTTGGACTCGTCAACATTGAAAACCAGCACGGCGCACGTCTTCTTCGGCAGTCGGATGCGCTGCGCAGCGGGTCGGATGCGCTGGCACGCACAGCAGCGGTGTTGGCAGCCGGCCAGGCCAGCGGCGTCTTTCGGCGCCAGGTCACGGCCCTGGAGTTGCACCGCATCATGGTGTCCCTGGGTTTCTTCAATGCGTCCAATCGCCACACCTTTGGTCAGATTTTTCAAAATGACCTGAGCGACACGGCGCAGCTGGACGCCACGTGTGTATTAGCGACCGACGTGGTGCTGCGCTTCGCCTGCGAAATGCGCTGA
- a CDS encoding VOC family protein, producing the protein MSRHFGAIRQLGYVVHDIEAAMDYWSRTLGVGPWFYNPKVPIVNYQYRGEAHEPHNSVALANSGYVQVELIQTRNDVPSMYRDFLQAGRTGLQHVAYWTSDYDADLARLTAEGFKTVMSGEVGEKGRFVYFDTEYHPGTVIELSEVAGPKGRMFDLIRAESETWDGKTDPVRPFPDLSKI; encoded by the coding sequence ATGAGCCGTCATTTCGGCGCCATCCGCCAGCTTGGCTACGTGGTCCACGATATCGAAGCCGCCATGGACTATTGGAGCCGCACGCTGGGCGTGGGCCCCTGGTTCTACAACCCCAAGGTTCCGATCGTGAACTACCAGTACCGCGGTGAGGCCCATGAGCCGCACAACTCGGTGGCGCTGGCCAACTCGGGCTATGTGCAGGTCGAACTGATCCAGACGCGCAACGACGTGCCGTCCATGTACCGCGACTTCCTGCAGGCCGGTCGCACCGGACTGCAGCACGTCGCCTACTGGACCAGCGACTACGACGCCGACCTGGCGCGGCTGACGGCCGAGGGTTTCAAGACGGTGATGAGTGGTGAGGTGGGCGAAAAAGGCCGCTTCGTCTACTTCGACACCGAGTACCACCCCGGTACGGTGATCGAGTTGTCGGAAGTGGCGGGCCCCAAGGGCCGCATGTTCGACCTGATCCGTGCGGAATCGGAAACCTGGGACGGGAAGACCGACCCGGTGCGCCCCTTCCCCGACCTCTCGAAGATCTGA
- the lpdA gene encoding dihydrolipoyl dehydrogenase: MAIIEIKVPDIGDFAEVTVIELMVKPGDTIKPEQSLITVESDKASMEIPASAGGVVKELKVKLGDKVKEGSVVLLLEAAGATTAPVRPEPVEGPAKASTSSARTDVATTPAPTAASFAGTADLDCDVLVLGGGPGGYSAAFRAADLGLKVMLVERYATLGGVCLNVGCIPSKALLHVASVMDEVSHMSALGVDFGKPVLDIDKLRGHKEKVISKFTTGLSGMAKMRKVGIVRGVGQFVGANHMQVEETTGAKGQEKTGKTHTIAFKRAIIAAGSQAVRLPFMPDDPRVVDSTGALELKEVPKRMLILGGGIIGLEMGTVYSTLGSRLDVVEMMDGLMQGADRDLVKIWQKMNAPRFDNIMLKTKTVGAKATPAGIEVTFAAAEEGGTAPAPQTYDLVLQAVGRTPNGKKLGAEKAGVAVTDRGFINVDIQMRTNVPHIFAIGDIVGQPMLAHKAVHEGHVAAEVIAGELQGNKELAAAAFNARVIPSVAYTDPEVAWVGLTEDQAKAQGIKVKKGLFPWTASARALANGRDEGVTKLLFDDSPEAHGHGKILGGGMVGTHAGDMIGEIALAIEMGADAVDIGKTIHPHPTLGETIGLAAEVAHGSCTDMPPVRK; encoded by the coding sequence ATGGCAATCATCGAAATCAAGGTCCCCGATATTGGCGACTTCGCCGAAGTCACTGTCATCGAACTGATGGTCAAACCCGGCGACACCATCAAGCCCGAGCAAAGCCTGATCACCGTGGAGAGCGACAAGGCCTCCATGGAAATCCCCGCCAGCGCGGGCGGCGTGGTCAAGGAGCTGAAGGTCAAGCTCGGCGACAAGGTCAAAGAGGGTAGCGTTGTGCTGCTGCTGGAGGCTGCGGGTGCGACAACCGCCCCCGTTCGCCCTGAGCCTGTCGAAGGGCCCGCAAAGGCTTCGACAAGCTCAGCCCGAACGGACGTTGCAACAACACCTGCTCCCACCGCCGCCAGCTTCGCCGGTACGGCCGATCTGGACTGCGACGTGCTGGTGCTGGGCGGTGGCCCTGGCGGCTACAGCGCGGCGTTCCGCGCGGCAGACCTCGGGCTCAAGGTCATGCTGGTGGAGCGTTACGCCACGCTGGGCGGCGTGTGCCTGAACGTGGGTTGCATCCCTTCCAAGGCGCTGCTGCACGTGGCATCGGTGATGGACGAAGTGAGCCACATGTCTGCGCTGGGCGTGGACTTTGGCAAGCCCGTACTCGACATTGACAAGCTGCGCGGCCACAAGGAAAAAGTCATTTCCAAGTTCACCACCGGCCTCTCCGGCATGGCCAAGATGCGCAAGGTCGGCATCGTGCGCGGCGTGGGCCAATTCGTCGGCGCCAACCACATGCAGGTGGAAGAAACCACTGGCGCCAAAGGCCAGGAAAAAACCGGCAAGACCCACACCATCGCTTTCAAACGCGCCATCATCGCCGCGGGCAGCCAGGCCGTGCGTCTGCCTTTCATGCCGGACGATCCACGTGTGGTCGACAGCACCGGCGCGCTGGAACTCAAGGAAGTGCCCAAGCGCATGCTGATCCTGGGCGGCGGCATCATCGGTCTGGAAATGGGCACCGTCTACAGCACGCTGGGTTCGCGCCTGGACGTGGTCGAAATGATGGACGGCCTGATGCAGGGCGCCGACCGCGACCTGGTCAAGATCTGGCAAAAAATGAACGCACCGCGTTTTGACAACATCATGCTCAAGACCAAAACCGTGGGCGCCAAGGCCACCCCGGCCGGTATTGAGGTCACGTTTGCCGCAGCGGAAGAGGGCGGCACCGCCCCCGCGCCGCAGACCTACGACCTGGTGCTGCAAGCCGTGGGCCGCACGCCCAACGGCAAGAAGTTGGGGGCCGAGAAAGCCGGTGTGGCCGTGACCGACCGCGGCTTCATCAACGTCGACATCCAGATGCGCACCAACGTGCCCCACATCTTCGCCATCGGCGACATCGTGGGCCAGCCCATGCTGGCGCACAAGGCCGTACACGAAGGCCATGTGGCCGCTGAAGTCATTGCGGGCGAACTGCAGGGCAACAAGGAGCTGGCAGCAGCAGCCTTCAACGCCCGCGTGATCCCCAGCGTCGCCTACACCGACCCCGAAGTCGCCTGGGTGGGACTCACCGAAGACCAGGCCAAGGCCCAAGGCATCAAGGTCAAGAAGGGCCTGTTCCCGTGGACCGCATCGGCCCGCGCACTGGCCAATGGCCGCGACGAAGGCGTCACCAAACTGCTGTTCGATGACAGCCCCGAAGCACACGGCCACGGCAAGATCCTGGGCGGCGGCATGGTGGGCACGCACGCGGGCGACATGATTGGTGAAATCGCACTGGCCATCGAGATGGGCGCAGATGCAGTCGACATCGGTAAGACCATCCACCCGCACCCCACGCTGGGTGAAACCATTGGCCTGGCTGCGGAAGTAGCGCACGGTAGTTGCACGGACATGCCGCCGGTACGCAAGTGA
- a CDS encoding ribulose-bisphosphate carboxylase large subunit family protein: protein MSPNRFEATYLIETPLDPAHVAEVLAGEQSCGTFTRVEGETDALRERARATVESVELLEVAPAPSLPNGWMQRRGMFDKPQTWQRARLRVSFPCDNIGPNLPTLAATVSGNLYDLGEVTGLRLESMKLPSAYRAQFDMPRHGIRGTRALTGVQGRPLIGTIIKPNVGLSAEETGDLAGRLCAAGVDFIKDDEVCANPVHAPLADRVRSVMRRVRAHQDKTGKLVMVAFNITDETDAMRRHADLIAAEGGSCVMVSLNWCGYSSVQTLRRHTPLALHGHRNGYGALSRHPLLGFSFNAWQTLWRLAGVDHMHVHGLQGKFSQTDEEVIESAHDTLAPLCEGLDDRVLPAFSNGQWAGTVPATWDSIRSNDLLFMSGGGILAHPDGPAAGVASLQQAWDAVQKGETLAQRATQASELRRAIEFFGKK from the coding sequence ATGTCCCCAAACCGTTTTGAAGCCACCTACCTGATAGAGACCCCGCTGGACCCGGCCCACGTGGCCGAAGTGCTGGCAGGTGAACAATCGTGTGGCACCTTCACCCGGGTGGAGGGCGAGACCGACGCGCTGCGCGAACGCGCCCGCGCCACGGTCGAATCGGTCGAGCTGCTGGAGGTGGCGCCCGCTCCCTCCCTGCCCAACGGCTGGATGCAGCGGCGCGGCATGTTTGACAAACCCCAGACCTGGCAGCGCGCCCGGCTGCGCGTGAGTTTCCCGTGCGACAACATTGGCCCCAACCTGCCCACGCTGGCCGCCACGGTGTCGGGCAACCTGTACGACCTGGGCGAAGTCACCGGCCTGCGGCTGGAGTCCATGAAACTGCCCAGCGCCTACCGCGCGCAGTTCGACATGCCCCGCCACGGTATCCGCGGCACACGTGCGTTGACCGGGGTGCAAGGCCGCCCGCTGATCGGCACCATCATCAAACCCAACGTCGGTTTGTCTGCTGAAGAAACCGGCGACCTGGCCGGCCGCCTGTGCGCCGCCGGGGTGGACTTCATCAAGGACGACGAGGTCTGCGCCAACCCGGTGCACGCACCGCTGGCCGACCGCGTGCGCTCCGTCATGCGCCGTGTGCGCGCCCACCAGGACAAGACCGGCAAGCTGGTGATGGTGGCCTTCAACATCACCGACGAGACAGATGCCATGCGCCGCCACGCCGACCTGATTGCCGCCGAGGGTGGCAGTTGCGTGATGGTCAGCCTGAACTGGTGTGGTTACTCCAGCGTGCAAACCCTGCGCCGCCACACCCCGCTGGCCCTGCATGGCCACCGCAACGGCTACGGTGCGCTGTCGCGCCACCCGCTGCTGGGCTTCTCGTTCAACGCCTGGCAGACGCTGTGGCGCCTGGCCGGTGTGGACCATATGCACGTGCACGGCCTGCAAGGCAAGTTTTCGCAGACCGACGAAGAAGTCATCGAGTCGGCGCATGACACGCTGGCACCGCTGTGTGAAGGCCTGGACGACCGCGTGTTGCCCGCCTTCTCCAACGGCCAGTGGGCCGGCACCGTGCCCGCCACCTGGGACAGCATCCGCTCCAACGACCTATTGTTCATGTCCGGCGGCGGCATCCTGGCCCACCCCGACGGCCCCGCTGCGGGCGTGGCCAGCCTGCAGCAGGCCTGGGATGCGGTGCAAAAGGGCGAGACCCTGGCACAACGCGCCACCCAAGCCTCCGAGCTGCGCCGCGCGATCGAATTCTTCGGTAAAAAATGA
- a CDS encoding TRAP transporter substrate-binding protein, which yields MNFRSLIIAAACALALGSASAQIQERTIRFGHVVQPGAPVPLGVQKFAELVAARSGGKIKIQEYGGGTLGGEAQQLSAVQGGIQDMTQLSATIMGGAVREFTLLDIPFSFSKAEQVDALLAGPFGQALEAKLPEKGLIGLGFWETGFRNFTNSRRPIVQLEDLKGLKIRVIPNPMFMKAFDAIGTSPVPMAFPELYGALESRAMDAQDNPSAVILSSRFYEVQKYLSISNHVYTANPVAISKKLWDRLSAEEQKIIRDSALEAGVYQRKVSREAEAAARKELVAKGMQMNEVPASTLARMRELSQPPIEVLITSYDPTLVKLYKSEIERVRANIK from the coding sequence ATGAACTTTCGATCACTCATCATTGCAGCCGCCTGCGCTTTGGCGCTGGGCAGTGCTTCGGCACAGATCCAGGAGCGCACGATCCGCTTCGGCCATGTCGTGCAGCCTGGCGCACCCGTTCCCCTGGGCGTGCAGAAGTTTGCCGAGCTGGTGGCCGCGCGCAGCGGCGGCAAAATCAAGATCCAGGAATATGGCGGCGGCACCTTGGGCGGAGAAGCCCAGCAACTCAGCGCCGTACAAGGCGGCATCCAGGACATGACGCAACTCTCGGCCACCATCATGGGCGGTGCGGTCCGCGAGTTCACCTTGCTGGACATCCCCTTCTCGTTCTCGAAAGCCGAGCAAGTGGACGCGCTCTTGGCGGGCCCTTTCGGACAGGCACTGGAAGCCAAGCTTCCTGAAAAGGGCTTGATCGGTCTGGGCTTCTGGGAAACGGGTTTTCGGAACTTCACCAACAGCCGTCGCCCCATTGTCCAGCTGGAGGACCTCAAAGGCTTGAAGATCCGGGTGATACCCAACCCGATGTTCATGAAGGCCTTCGACGCCATTGGCACCAGCCCTGTCCCGATGGCTTTTCCGGAGCTGTATGGCGCGCTGGAATCGCGCGCCATGGATGCCCAGGACAATCCTTCGGCCGTCATCCTGAGCAGCCGCTTTTATGAAGTCCAGAAATACCTGAGCATCAGCAACCACGTCTACACCGCCAACCCCGTGGCGATCAGCAAGAAGCTCTGGGACCGACTCTCGGCAGAGGAGCAGAAGATCATCCGCGACAGCGCCCTGGAAGCAGGCGTCTACCAGCGCAAGGTCAGCCGTGAGGCGGAGGCCGCTGCACGCAAAGAGTTGGTAGCCAAAGGCATGCAGATGAACGAAGTCCCGGCTTCGACGCTGGCACGCATGCGCGAGTTGTCTCAGCCGCCCATTGAAGTGTTGATCACTAGCTACGACCCAACGCTGGTGAAGCTGTACAAGAGCGAGATCGAGCGCGTGCGCGCCAACATCAAGTAA
- a CDS encoding SMP-30/gluconolactonase/LRE family protein, with translation MSSAPASPISVPALVMPGKEAQAAGWTCVASGQALLGETPLWCEHTQSLLWLDIDQARLHRLHLATGRRDDYAFDAEFVGCLALRTPGQVMLALDLALHLFDLGTGELTFLAQIEPVGSGTRLNDGRCDNQGRFWVTTMDNQLARPVGSVYRVDSSGHVERMFGDVVVGNTISFAPDVRTMYFSDTRGFVTYAFDVDPVAGALSQRRVFADYRDTRERPDGACVDAEGGIWIAMFGGACIRRYLPDGTLEREIPVPASNPTCMCFGGPDWRTLYVTTARKFLSPEQLAQQPLAGSVLAMQVDIPGLPERRFGR, from the coding sequence ATGTCTTCTGCACCCGCTTCGCCCATCTCCGTCCCTGCTCTGGTGATGCCTGGAAAAGAGGCGCAAGCGGCCGGCTGGACGTGCGTGGCCTCGGGGCAGGCCCTGCTCGGGGAGACGCCGCTGTGGTGCGAGCACACCCAGTCTTTGCTATGGCTGGATATCGACCAGGCGCGGCTGCACCGCTTGCACCTCGCAACAGGACGGCGCGACGATTACGCCTTCGATGCCGAGTTCGTCGGATGCCTGGCGTTGCGCACGCCCGGGCAGGTGATGCTGGCGCTCGACCTGGCGCTCCATCTGTTTGACCTGGGGACGGGTGAACTGACTTTTTTGGCCCAGATCGAGCCGGTCGGCTCGGGCACCCGGCTCAATGACGGGCGCTGCGACAACCAGGGGCGCTTCTGGGTAACCACCATGGACAACCAGCTCGCGCGCCCCGTGGGCAGTGTCTACCGTGTGGATTCCTCAGGCCACGTCGAACGCATGTTCGGCGATGTGGTGGTGGGCAACACGATCTCTTTTGCGCCGGATGTGCGCACGATGTATTTTTCCGATACGCGGGGTTTCGTCACCTATGCCTTTGACGTGGACCCGGTCGCCGGTGCGCTGTCGCAGCGCCGCGTCTTCGCGGACTACCGCGACACCCGCGAACGGCCAGATGGTGCCTGCGTGGATGCAGAGGGCGGCATCTGGATTGCGATGTTTGGCGGCGCCTGCATTCGGCGTTACCTGCCAGATGGCACGCTGGAGCGTGAGATTCCGGTGCCAGCGAGCAACCCCACCTGCATGTGCTTCGGCGGGCCGGACTGGCGCACGCTGTACGTCACCACCGCACGCAAATTTCTATCGCCAGAGCAACTGGCGCAGCAACCGCTGGCGGGCAGCGTGCTGGCCATGCAGGTCGATATCCCGGGATTGCCCGAAAGGCGCTTCGGGCGCTAG
- a CDS encoding transporter substrate-binding domain-containing protein, with product MNYSLILRRTLLAASAAALCMPAMAELVDIKAAGKLRVGIDFGAPFYGFVDDKMKPVGSDVEAAELMAKDLGLQLEIVNTTNSARIPNLLSNKVDLIISSLSITPERQKAVDFSIPYGAIQAAVGAPKSLKLTSIEDLAGKTVAVTRGGPQDKIVTERAPQAKVVRFDDEAASITAAATGQADIVAITPPIIAAIAKKNPAREFETKFILQSYQLGVAMRKDQPELMKAVNGWIKTNLANGKLNTIHLKYAGVPIPKEIIDGAK from the coding sequence ATGAACTATTCCCTCATCCTTCGCCGCACCCTGCTGGCCGCCAGCGCTGCCGCACTGTGCATGCCCGCCATGGCCGAGCTGGTCGACATCAAGGCCGCCGGCAAGCTGCGCGTCGGCATTGACTTTGGCGCACCGTTCTACGGTTTTGTGGACGACAAGATGAAGCCTGTGGGCTCCGACGTGGAAGCCGCCGAGCTGATGGCCAAAGACTTGGGCCTGCAACTGGAGATCGTGAACACCACCAACTCCGCACGCATCCCCAACCTGCTGTCCAACAAGGTCGACCTGATCATCTCGTCGCTCTCCATCACGCCAGAGCGCCAAAAGGCTGTGGACTTCTCCATCCCCTACGGCGCCATCCAGGCCGCAGTGGGCGCACCCAAGAGCCTGAAGCTCACCAGCATTGAAGACCTGGCTGGCAAGACCGTGGCCGTGACCCGCGGTGGCCCACAAGACAAGATCGTGACCGAGCGCGCGCCACAAGCCAAGGTCGTGCGTTTTGACGACGAAGCCGCCTCCATCACCGCAGCTGCTACCGGCCAGGCCGACATCGTGGCCATCACGCCACCGATCATTGCCGCCATCGCCAAGAAGAACCCCGCGCGCGAGTTTGAAACCAAGTTCATCCTGCAGTCCTACCAGCTGGGTGTGGCCATGCGCAAGGACCAGCCTGAGCTGATGAAGGCCGTGAACGGCTGGATCAAGACCAACCTGGCCAACGGCAAGCTCAACACCATCCACCTGAAATACGCCGGTGTGCCCATCCCCAAAGAAATCATCGACGGCGCGAAGTAA
- a CDS encoding amino acid ABC transporter ATP-binding protein: MNPTEYPIVELKDVHKSFGNVKVLKGVSFAIPKGQVVAIIGKSGSGKSTALRCIDRLEIIDSGTIQVCDHAVHSPSVNLRQLRQDVGIVFQSYNLFPHLTVEQNITLAPKAVKNLSAAEAREIAARTLKQVGLADKAQAYPEQLSGGQQQRVAIARSLAMEPEVMLFDEVTSALDPQLTGEVLRVIESLAEGGMTMVLVTHEMDFAARVADTIIYMHEGKVWETGSGDMLKNPQTPELRDFLSHGL; this comes from the coding sequence ATGAACCCCACTGAGTACCCCATTGTTGAACTCAAGGACGTCCACAAAAGCTTTGGCAACGTCAAGGTCCTCAAAGGCGTGTCCTTCGCCATTCCCAAAGGCCAGGTCGTTGCCATCATCGGCAAAAGTGGCTCGGGCAAAAGTACCGCGCTGCGCTGCATCGACCGGCTGGAGATCATCGACAGCGGCACCATCCAGGTCTGCGACCACGCGGTGCATTCGCCCAGTGTGAACCTGCGCCAGTTGCGCCAGGACGTGGGCATCGTGTTCCAGAGTTACAACCTGTTTCCGCATCTGACGGTGGAACAGAACATCACCCTCGCCCCCAAGGCCGTGAAGAACCTGTCCGCCGCCGAGGCGCGCGAGATTGCCGCCCGCACGCTCAAGCAAGTGGGCCTGGCGGACAAGGCGCAGGCCTACCCCGAGCAACTCTCAGGCGGCCAGCAGCAGCGCGTGGCGATTGCCCGCTCGCTGGCCATGGAGCCGGAGGTGATGCTGTTTGACGAAGTGACTTCGGCCCTGGACCCGCAACTCACCGGTGAGGTGCTGCGCGTGATCGAGTCGCTGGCCGAAGGCGGCATGACCATGGTGCTGGTCACCCACGAAATGGACTTTGCCGCCCGCGTGGCCGACACCATCATCTACATGCACGAGGGCAAGGTCTGGGAGACCGGCTCTGGCGACATGCTCAAGAACCCGCAGACCCCCGAGCTGCGCGATTTCCTTTCCCACGGACTCTGA